One part of the Nitrospiraceae bacterium genome encodes these proteins:
- a CDS encoding septum formation initiator family protein, whose protein sequence is MIIKQNRGRQWLDWQRRLVTVAHYVGLGACALLLAALFFGEMGLPRYLAMRNHAQQLELDIMELQRTNRALRAEIDRLERDPVKIEQLARERLGLVRKGETVYQLVPDSPQERARP, encoded by the coding sequence ATGATCATTAAGCAAAATCGTGGCCGCCAGTGGTTGGACTGGCAACGGCGCCTGGTGACGGTCGCTCACTATGTTGGGCTTGGCGCCTGTGCGCTCCTGTTAGCCGCCTTGTTTTTCGGTGAAATGGGGCTCCCTCGGTACCTCGCCATGCGGAATCATGCACAGCAGCTGGAACTGGATATTATGGAGTTACAACGGACCAACAGGGCTCTCCGCGCCGAGATCGACCGTCTCGAACGAGACCCGGTGAAGATTGAACAGCTTGCGAGAGAGCGTTTGGGACTGGTGCGGAAAGGCGAAACGGTCTATCAATTGGTTCCGGATTCACCACAGGAGCGGGCGCGCCCGTAG
- the era gene encoding GTPase Era: MKFGTVAIIGRSNVGKSTLLNRLLQEKIAIVSDKPQTTRTRILGVVHAPGAQIALLDTPGLHKPQHLLNRRMVKTAVETLEEADVLYVLMEATSLPGPGDLLVIDHLKAALAKRQRPVILVVNKIDAVNKLKLLPVLEMYAKLFAWTEVMPVSAETGDNVERLLDVTVTHLPEGDAAYDDETITDQSMRMLAAEMIREKILKQTYEEVPHSVAVEIDQFMEEGKLVRINASVFVEKESHKAIVIGQQGERLKTVGTEARRDMERLLGKKVFLEMWVKVREAWREDERALIELGY, translated from the coding sequence ATGAAATTCGGCACTGTTGCGATCATCGGGCGCTCGAATGTCGGCAAGTCGACGTTGCTCAACCGGCTGCTGCAGGAAAAGATTGCGATCGTCTCGGACAAGCCACAAACAACGAGGACGAGAATCTTAGGAGTAGTGCATGCTCCTGGCGCGCAGATTGCCCTGCTGGATACTCCCGGACTTCACAAGCCGCAGCATTTGTTGAATCGCCGGATGGTCAAGACGGCCGTCGAGACGCTCGAAGAGGCCGACGTGCTGTATGTATTGATGGAGGCGACAAGTCTGCCAGGGCCTGGCGACCTCCTTGTGATCGACCATCTAAAGGCCGCGCTGGCCAAGCGTCAACGGCCTGTGATTCTTGTCGTGAATAAGATCGATGCTGTCAATAAGTTGAAGCTCCTACCGGTGCTGGAGATGTATGCCAAACTTTTTGCCTGGACTGAAGTGATGCCGGTGTCTGCGGAGACGGGAGATAATGTCGAGCGGTTATTGGACGTGACGGTCACGCATCTCCCGGAAGGCGATGCGGCGTATGATGATGAGACGATTACGGATCAATCGATGCGGATGTTGGCAGCCGAGATGATTCGTGAGAAGATTCTCAAGCAAACGTACGAAGAAGTGCCTCATTCGGTCGCGGTTGAAATCGATCAGTTCATGGAGGAAGGGAAGTTGGTCAGGATCAACGCTTCAGTCTTCGTCGAGAAAGAATCCCATAAGGCGATCGTGATTGGACAGCAAGGAGAACGGCTGAAGACGGTGGGGACCGAGGCGCGACGGGATATGGAACGATTGCTCGGGAAGAAAGTGTTTCTGGAGATGTGGGTCAAGGTGCGAGAGGCATGGCGGGAAGACGAGCGGGCACTGATCGAACTGGGATATTAG
- the mgtE gene encoding magnesium transporter, with the protein MQPTERIPESKPIEQRPRQTEKDALREALRDQAERGQTKSDIVLLSVQRLLRRGAITNLAKMLGRMHPADIAKVVGHLSSPKEKREVFELVRGESKRGQVLSELDGDSIMQVLADLLPSDVAWLLKDLGPDDVAYILGVLPEDRAKDILALMKTEHSTEVADILKYPKDTAGGIMTTEFFALSEDATAQDAIRRLQQATDAEMVFYIYVTDKDDHLVGVLSLRQLLTVPPSTPLKNIATRDVISVTVDMDQEEVARQVASYNLLAIPVVDKEGTLVGIITVDDVVDVIREEATEDMLKMAGAIEEEAVSKSSSLSAAKVRLPWLFTNLVGSLLSGAILWEFRYTIQEVVAIVSFIPVIAAMGGNVGLQSSTLIIRGLATGLVELSDVWTVFFREVRIGLLMGVACGMILTAVGWIWHQGFLGVVVGISLLTAFLVSTSMATFMPIVLKRMGIDPAVAAGPFVTTANDITGITIYLTLATVFMEYLR; encoded by the coding sequence ATGCAACCGACGGAACGCATACCTGAGTCAAAACCGATCGAGCAGCGTCCTCGTCAAACGGAGAAGGACGCACTGCGCGAGGCCTTGCGTGACCAGGCAGAACGAGGCCAGACGAAGTCCGACATCGTCTTGCTCTCCGTACAACGGCTGCTGCGGCGCGGGGCCATTACAAATCTGGCCAAGATGCTGGGACGGATGCACCCCGCGGACATCGCCAAAGTCGTCGGTCACCTCTCCTCGCCAAAGGAAAAACGAGAGGTCTTTGAGCTGGTTCGCGGGGAGTCCAAACGCGGCCAGGTGCTCAGCGAGCTTGATGGCGACAGCATTATGCAGGTGCTGGCGGACCTGTTGCCTTCTGATGTCGCCTGGTTGTTGAAGGACCTCGGTCCCGACGACGTTGCCTATATTCTTGGCGTCCTTCCAGAAGATCGGGCGAAAGACATTCTCGCCTTGATGAAAACGGAGCACTCCACCGAAGTCGCCGATATTCTGAAGTATCCAAAAGACACGGCCGGCGGCATCATGACCACGGAGTTCTTCGCGCTTTCGGAGGATGCGACGGCCCAGGATGCCATCCGTCGTCTACAGCAGGCGACGGATGCGGAAATGGTTTTCTATATCTATGTCACTGATAAAGACGATCACTTGGTTGGTGTGCTGTCCCTCAGGCAACTGTTGACCGTTCCACCATCTACACCACTGAAAAACATCGCGACTCGCGATGTGATCAGCGTTACGGTGGATATGGACCAGGAAGAAGTCGCGCGCCAGGTGGCCAGTTACAACCTGTTGGCGATCCCCGTGGTGGATAAGGAAGGGACCCTCGTCGGTATCATCACAGTTGACGACGTTGTGGACGTCATCAGGGAAGAGGCGACGGAAGACATGCTCAAAATGGCTGGTGCGATCGAGGAGGAAGCGGTCTCGAAGTCCTCCAGTCTTTCCGCCGCCAAGGTTCGACTTCCCTGGCTGTTCACGAATTTGGTGGGCAGTCTGCTGTCGGGAGCCATCCTGTGGGAGTTCCGCTATACGATTCAAGAAGTCGTCGCCATCGTGAGTTTCATCCCGGTCATTGCCGCGATGGGCGGGAACGTCGGATTGCAATCGTCGACACTCATCATCCGCGGTCTGGCGACGGGTCTCGTCGAGTTGTCTGATGTCTGGACCGTGTTTTTCCGCGAGGTCAGAATCGGATTGCTGATGGGCGTGGCCTGCGGGATGATCCTCACCGCTGTCGGATGGATCTGGCATCAGGGGTTCCTGGGCGTGGTCGTCGGCATCTCATTGCTCACCGCATTTCTCGTATCGACGAGTATGGCCACGTTCATGCCGATTGTGTTGAAGCGGATGGGGATTGATCCGGCGGTGGCGGCCGGGCCTTTCGTTACGACGGCGAACGATATCACCGGTATTACCATCTACCTCACCCTCGCGACGGTGTTTATGGAATACCTCCGGTAA
- the recO gene encoding DNA repair protein RecO — protein MPLIKTLAITLKSRKWGDADRIVTFYTRSLGKIRGIARGARRKKSRFGAALEPLTLSHLNLFEKSGDSLYRISQVDLLEPFGRCRENLTVMAAAARMANVVAAVTPEGDPDPELFETLEQGLQSMMTSSDPAMTALLFQIRLLGLTGFRPQTDQCAACGKARLVGEPQFSPVSGGLVCTTCAMHQAAHCLPLSRGSLSLLQQALRLAPSVITRLKAAGQVRAELENAIEGYVTVVAGKRLPPVDFLIASS, from the coding sequence ATGCCACTAATTAAGACCTTAGCCATCACGCTGAAAAGCCGAAAATGGGGTGATGCCGATAGGATTGTGACGTTCTATACGAGGTCTCTCGGGAAGATCCGTGGAATCGCTCGGGGAGCCAGACGGAAGAAAAGCCGATTCGGCGCGGCGCTTGAACCCTTGACGCTATCTCATCTCAATCTGTTCGAGAAATCGGGCGATTCCCTCTACAGAATTTCACAGGTTGATCTGTTGGAACCATTTGGGCGGTGTCGCGAGAATTTAACCGTGATGGCGGCGGCAGCTCGGATGGCTAATGTTGTGGCGGCTGTCACGCCGGAAGGGGATCCGGACCCGGAGTTGTTCGAAACGCTGGAGCAGGGGCTCCAATCCATGATGACAAGTTCAGATCCTGCGATGACAGCGCTGCTATTTCAGATTCGTCTGCTCGGATTAACAGGGTTCCGTCCCCAAACCGATCAGTGTGCGGCCTGCGGCAAGGCTCGTTTGGTCGGAGAACCTCAGTTTTCTCCGGTGTCCGGGGGACTGGTTTGTACAACTTGTGCCATGCATCAAGCAGCCCATTGCCTGCCACTTTCACGTGGGAGTCTTTCATTGTTGCAGCAAGCGTTGCGGCTTGCACCATCCGTCATCACACGCTTGAAAGCTGCGGGGCAAGTACGGGCCGAATTGGAAAATGCAATCGAGGGGTATGTAACCGTTGTTGCTGGGAAACGGCTGCCTCCTGTCGATTTTCTGATCGCCTCATCATGA